In the Ananas comosus cultivar F153 unplaced genomic scaffold, ASM154086v1, whole genome shotgun sequence genome, GCGGCCTGTTCCCCGCCGGCAAGTGCGCCTCCgacagcttcgggttcggcgacaccCGACACAACGGCCGATGAAGTGGAGTGGGAGCGTGCGCTGACGGCTCTAATTAAATTCATGAAGTTTAAGCCACCAACCTTTGAGGGGGGGAAGGTGGAGCCGTCGATGGTGGAATCCtggattgactctatggagaccctcttcgaggacctatataccccggagaaggacaaggtacccctcgccacccattgcctcgagaaggcggcgaaggtgtagTGGAAGCGGTTGAAGCTGGATTGGCCTTCTGACCTTCCaccaatgctctgggaggagtttaagagggcaatgtttggaaattacttccccgacaccgagaagcggaagttgaAGGAGAAGTTTCGCAGATTAAGACAGGGAGATCGTTTGGTGgcagactacgagcaggagttctcccatattATAGATTGTGTCCCAGACGTTGTTAAAGATGACGGGGACAGGGCCGAATGGTTCTTGCGGGGACTTCGGCCATGGATATATCGGGGGGTACAACTGTTCAAGCTCACGACTTTCACCGAAGTTTTTGACAGAGCGCTGTGGGTggagcatggagatgcccacgtgcgggaggAACGTGAGCTGCTGGTTGGACCccaagacaaggggaagaagcgatcgggcggtggttcggggggtcagtcaagttccaagAGACCCCCGAAGCACCCGCGGTCGCAGCCGTGGAGTCGTAGGCCGCAGCAGTGTGCTATCTGCGGTGCTGGGGGCCATCGAGCGCCGCAGTGTAGGCAACGACAGGGCAAGTGCTTTAATTGTGGACAAGAAGGGCACAAAAGCCGCGACTGTCCAGCAAGGGCCCCGCCTACCCCATCAGTCGCGTTAACTCCAGCGACCCCGCCTCATTATGGAGGGGCTCTATATATTCCCGTATCAGCGGGACGCGCGTTGAtgccgcgtcagccggaggtgactcgatcagcgccgagcggacgggtattcgccgctcaggcccaagccgaggagtctacccaagccgaggagcctaacgtcgtggcaggtatggttttaattaacggagttcgttccagggctatgtttgatacaggtgccacgcattcgttcattagtagagcatttgcacgcatgcacgACATACAcatagaagcaagtggcaagtggcgagttgaAGGCCCTGAGTCGTCGTTCAATACCTACACGGAGTGCTCGTCGTGCCTagtacaagtaggtgactggataatgcccatcaaGATGTTGGAACTCAATAAACTGGAGGCGTATgacgtcattttgggcatggactggctctcgaagtattacgccacgatcgattgtaagaataaattgatcacctttcgggagccaggacagaaggagttcgtTTATCGAGCCTGTCGAAGctcttgcttcgtcgcgacggtattggcgacgagagctagaaagttggtcaacggcggctgcgtagcatttttggcgaccgtcgtggaaGTGGACCGAGTGGTTCCGAATTTAGAAGAATTATCGGTGGTGCGGAAATTcccagatgtatttcccgcggagttaccagggatgccgccggatcgggagatcgagttcgttatagacttggtccccgggacggcgccgatctcaaaggccccaTACCGCCTGGCGCCGGCGGAGCTAAGGGAACTGAGGGATCATGTAAAgactgagattttgatagtgcaactagactctctgttgatgatgtttatgtgtgtaatttaattacataagcattcgtcaagtttcaggagaaaatgagttagaatggagaagttacgcgattattagttttcacttaagtgaatagtaactccggtttttcggagaagccacggagtagagttggctttcagcgcgtatcggactccgttcatagcgatccaatagctcgtttcgactggttcagctgttctggaactactggcattgacggattttgagtttgacgcacggatttcgagaaaatccaaaaatacgtattttatatgtattttgtgcGTAGTTTCTTCTGTTGGAGAGAGGAACGGATTTCGTTGCGAATCCGTGATCGTTtgaggtgaaccaaaatcgtaacTTTGTTGTCTCTGAGGTACTGATCgtactggtgcgatccgttcgcaaatctgacggacggatctgcggagatcgcgcgttgatcgaggagaggtcggtgttggcaaaacgatattttcgcaaaagtcgcgacattttatgtaccgtttcgcgtgaaatcgcacgtggaggggtattcgcgcgttttactTGTGCTGTGAGGGACTAGGAACAAATTGTTGAGTCTTGGTGGACTTTTTCGCAAAGTTTCTCCTTGGTATAGattcattctagggttttcttgGAACCCTAACCGGACTAGCCACTTCCAGCAAACCCTAGCCGCTCCCTTGCTTCCCTTGCCCTAGCCGCTCGCCTTCCGGTCGCTGCCGACCAAGTCcggccggccgccgccgccgcagcaccacattcctccctctccatctctctccatcTCCTTTTTCTTCCGGGTTGGAGCTCGGGCCGAGGTTATATTGTCTCAAGGCACCTTGTCGACGTCGCCCCGACCCCTCGGCGTCCCTCTCCGCCGATCGCCGCCGCCCCAAGCCGCCCGgagcgccgccgctgctgcatCCTGCAGCTTcccagcccgagcccaggccgagtcTAACCCGCGGCCTCCCCGCACGCAGCCACCGCATGAACCCGCTCCCGCCGCCGTCCCCGGAGTCTCGGCGGCCCTCCCCGCAGGTCGCCGGCGCCCCTGCGGGCCGCCACCGCAGCCTCGGCCAGCAGCAGCCGCCCCAGCCCGAGCTCGGGCTGAGGTCTCTGTGCGCCCTCTCCTCCGCGCCGCAGCCACCTGGGGTCGCTCCCGCGGCCGTCTCTTGTGTCCCACCGACCTTCccggccggtcgccgccgcccttcgggccgccgccgccgcccaggtCTGGAACCGAGCCTAGCTCTAGCGGCAGCGCTCGAGCCGTGggctgccgctgctgccgcccgccacctcccttctcctcctccggcaTCTGGGGACCCGCCGCTGTCGTCCCCGACCTGTCCCGGCCATCGCCGTCGCTGGGAGGAGCCGCTGGACCGTGCCCTAGCTTGTGCGGGCTTGGCTCGTTCCACCGTTGCTGCCGCCACTCTCCGCCGCCAACTGAGGTGAGCAttgtgttcctcacctcccccgcacccatctcTGGCCTGCGCGCACCTCggcgtgccgccggaagccggccggagcaaccttgctccggccaagcccgaaatagggcttaatttgaatgctttactgttccgagcaacccgagcctccccgatctctgcggaagggagcacgatgatcatagtaaatttctgatcatcgtgctcaccttattttctgtcggggagactccgttccgcttTTTCGGCATTGTCGACCCTGTAGAGCCTGTTTGGCTGTTGTTGCGGGTTTGCACACACTTTGGCggtgatccgaggctgtcccgatgcctctggaggtgagcacggtgatcgtggatcagtgctgatcatagtgctcaccttattttggatcagcggatgtcgTATCGTTCTGTTTGGTGACTTTTTCCCCGACtacgcgctgttcgcagaaccttcgggttgctcccgcgcttcccacagtggcCTGTTGCACTCCAgaccgtgagcacggcctccggcacgtcgagacctatcagtatgTGTCTCAGCagaacttagaagtcctcgATTTGCGTGTACGGGCTATATTATTGctcgatttacataaaatattggaattttatgtaaattcaggggcttttgtgcaattgtgcgcCTTGGGGCTACTGTGGACAGTGTGTAAACATGTGTGGTGTCCtctagactgattgtccatgatccgttagcttttgcagaaatcgaagagtcgatttcgatgcgtttttcggcgaaattcgccgaaagaacgcggttttggttcggatttcttccgacgtcgtttggttgctctgtgagtggtcgataagccttgttggctggtcaccatcatcaccttgtgggttcggtgatgacgggtgagcgacggtgggttccggtatcgaatttgacacttccgggaacccgtattcgtacaattatccggcgataattgtgtcgTGGTGTTATcttatgtttgctgccaaaacatccaaattggagtgttttgtggcagcgggtgacttgtAGCATGGGTCGGTGCGTTCCGGGACATTTCagtggtcccgacggagtcccggtgcgattttcgggacttccggcgagttacggtagtcggttttgagaaactgatctccgtgggtttgttAGAGGGATTATGATGTAgtgtttcttagttgtgggttagacactaacccagtggaccctccttaggtcctgttgacgttcttttgtagtcaggagacaggcgcgacagttgtacaggtgggtacttcgatccgacgttggtacagtggtgcacgctcggtgatggtttcttacctttgctctttcgttattatctagcatatatatatcttgatatatagtgttgagcctagcaccatgttgtttgattatactctactcgttgtttgcatgcttagtatcctgagtaggagtagagtagttctatccgcatccgtatctgttgacctagttggtctgttctgcattcctctactcagttatttccatgttgatatcatgcttaggagtagagttgacttatctgttcactatatctgtgatttggttgggcggttccccatttgatatctatgacctattcggtcgagttgccacagttctatcttgacatacgtagccgattagttgctgatggcctatacggtcggtgtgccctaaggggctggattgtcggctagttgccgatggatgatctttgagtatactacattgatcgccactgcaggtacgcatttcacgaacaccagcggtctgatccaccgcaagagggtgttctttttcggaaaagtggttggattgccaacccgtgagcccaggggctttattgcgagggtatatgcttctgacccaggggcttcattgcgagggtcaggtactatggtcctgacccaggggcttcattgcgagggtcaggaacaggttgagcagtgtggcatgggcctgaggtcttcggaccaataaggcagcgagattgggtacttttgaggttatcgtcagttgacgcatgcatacagtagctgtagtgtttattttcagtacatccttatctgtttattgtagctactgttttatttacctgcatctatacttgtcagtTCCTTACATATCTCTTTCGTTACTATGGTTCCTactgtatttccactgacccgtactgttgttttgctcttcctgatctggtgagtactcctcgcttttatcggcttgcggtacccactgggaggggagacatgtttacatgttctcacctctcccactatttttcaggtatcgcaggcgttgtgtagtgggacgagacgtgaggtacgtgtgtagcggtcgatagagcttccgacccaggttatttcggtttagtttcttacCCTTCTTATTTCGGTTGATGTATAGTTTAGTTTGGTTCATGTGGTTCagtgtttatttacatttgaaaatgtggatttctggattctgtaaaataaaaaggttTTTCTACCCTcgggtagcgtttttaaaaagataaaagtctTCCTGTGTAgagaacagttttcaaaaagattttctgtggattttgtatcttagtatttcaaaacatgtttctgtggttggaaacattttaactgatagatatggatttatgtttaaatacgGATTGTATAAATGagaacctgtggtgaatggatgtatgaatatatatctgttggttATTGGTATGTTcttttggttgtggttgtatcctgtttgtactGTTGTACTTGTACGACGCCGTGCAAtacagggagactctgtccgtgtgaacagtgattctctgtatttgtggcggatctggcatactctggggtcaggttttcaaaaaaaaaaaaattcagacgctttttcgctttgttttaaactgaaaagggaccccgggggcgtgacagatcagttgcaagatctcctcCGACAAGGGGTTTATTAGGCAGAGCGTGTCGTCGGTGGGGtgccccggtgttgttcgtggcgcaagaaggatggctcgtttcgaACTCTGCAtagattatcgagagttgaatagggtcacgataaagaataagtacccacgttgcccgaatcgacgacttatttgatcagttacagggaTCACCGGTGTATCCGAAGATAGACCTAcaatccggctatcatcagttaaagattaagTCGAGGATATTCAGAAGACCGCTTTCGCACgtggtatggacactatgagtacacggttatgcttttcgggctcactaaatgccccggcagcactcatggatctaatgaaccgtgtgttcaaagcgtgcttggaccgatttgtcgtggtcttcatagacgacatcttggtctattcgcagAGCGACGAAGAGCATGCGGAGCAATTTGCGGatggtgcttcaaatccttcgggagggaAGCCTATtcgcaaagttaaagaaatgtgacttttggcttcgagaggtcgCCTTCCTGGGGCACgtgatttccgagggcggtgtttcggttgacccgaggaaagtcgaagcaGTCGAGAATTGGCTGCGTCCaacgaacgtcacggaggtccgaagctttataggcttagcgggctactatcgacggtttgtggagggttttTCGAAGATTGTGACTCCGCTTACCTGTCTGACACAGAAGggcgtcaagtttatttggagcgacaAATGCGACCAAAgcttcaacgagttgaagaaaagattaacgtcggctccgatactcgccttaccggtacagggcgaggactttgcagtctatagtgatgcatcctatctgggtttggggtgtgtccCGATGTAAGGCGGgagagtgatagcttatgcatcccgtcagttaAAGGAccatgagaagaattaccccattcatgacttggagttggcggcggtgatctttgcattgaagctgtggaggcactacctatatGGTGCGCACTGCGAGATCTATATCGACCATAAGagtttgaaatatttatttacccAGGGAGTTAAATATGCGGCAGAGGCGGTGGTtagagctattaaaggattacgatgtcgatattctctaccaccccggcaaagcaaatgtggtcgcggatgcgcttagtagaaagtcggcaaagaacctcgcttttgatgttaccaaGAAAACACCCCTATGGTTGGATATGGAGCGactggaccttgaagtggtcgctcccgagattccgactcagttgatggcactcattgttcaaccgaccttattggaaaGGATCAAGAATTTGCAACTTGCagatccgagtctccaaaaggtgcggcgcaacATCAAGGAAGGTCGAGGCGGTGATTTCAGTGTGGACGCCAGTGGCGCGCTTCGGTTTCaaaaccggtggtgtgtgcccGAAAGTGAAGAGTTTCGCGagctgattttgcaagaagcccaccggtctccatacgctgatcacccgggtggcaccaagatgtatcataagttgagagcactctattggtggccggggatgaaagTTGATATTGGGCGATTCGTGGCGAAGTAtttgacttgtcagcaagtgaaagcagagcgccggtttctagcgggaaagcttcaaagcctacctatCCCCGTCTGAAAATGGGAAgatatatctatggatttcGTCGTTGGCTTGCCTCGCTCGACAGGGGGCCACGACGCAATatgggtgattgtggaccgcTTGACGAAGTCAGCGCACTTTTTGTCGgtccacaccacctgggcgggagataagttggcgcaggtatatcttgacgaggtAGTGAGGTTACATGGGTACCGAAGTCAATTGTAtcggaaaagcctgcaggaggccTTTGGCACATGGCTCGACTTcagcactgcatttcatcccTAGACAGACGGGCAAATTGAaaggaccattcagactctggaggatatgttgcgagcttgtgtcatcgactacaaaggaggttggtgtaagtatttaccaatggccgagttcgcctacaacaatagttgtcatgctagtgtggagatggcaccgttcgaggctctttatgggcggaagtgtcaatctcccatttattggagcgatgtgggcgagcgcACGGAATTCGGCCCGGATGTGTTGCGAGAGGtggaagagaaggtccgccttgctcgcaaaaggttactcacggcgcagtctcgacagcaaagctatgcggataggcgccgccgagatttggagtttgcggtgggcgaccgcgttttcttgaaggtttaGCCTATGAGGGGCGTTAAGCGATTTGGTGTTCGGGgcaagctaagtccccgatacattgggccctatgagatcttggagcggattgggacggtggcttatcgactcgcattgccgccgaagcttgcagatgtacacaatgtattccacgtctccaatcttcgcaagtacATACCTAATCCCGAGCATGCAATGTtgtatgaaccgccggaacttcaggaagacctgagctacgaggagtttccggtgGCAATTACAGCTCGTGAAGTGCACAAGGAATCGAAAAATTCCATATGTTAgggtccggtggagcaatcacgatgatcgcgaagccacttgggagctcgagagtgAGATGATGATGCATCACCCTCACTTGCTCAGGGATTAAATCAGGGTATGAGCATAGAATTTAAAGTTCTAAGTAAGTTTTGTAGTATTGAGtttgtttcgaggacgaaactcttttaaggtagggaggatgtaaggaagtaaattctcgaaatccgaggattagacttcgtttataatcgactaattgtcgagggAATAAGCTTCGGGAAGTCCGGAGGTGATTAAAATGCatgaagtgcattaaggaagggtccgcgaGAGTAGCAGCgcaaatctgcactggagcagaattgctctcggggaccggtccttggtagggagggaccggtcccatcaggctgggctggcggggatccttgatgcaaccggtctctggcagggaaggaccggtccccgaacgttaaTCCAGCGAGAAAGgtcgaaatttggctaagtcccgaaaatccaactctcgggaaccggtctctcgggcaaggaccggtctcccggggaccggtctctcaggcggggaccggttcccgaacgcgaaatcctcTCTGCTAGAATGTGaggctctcgaggaccggtctcctcgagctaggaccggtccctcactgccaaAATGCCTAGTGAGAGGCTGTTTAatagatggaaagttgaggggcttatttgcaaattaGCCTATATGAGAGGTGGGggacctctttctctctcagttGTCTCATtagcctctctttctctccctctctctctctagaatgaaaggaaaagaagaagagaagaaggaaaagaaaggaaaagaagaagaggagaaggagaagaagggaaagaagaaggagaagactaagaagatgaaggagatcatccttttctctccctccctcaagctagagcaagcttggagcttggtatagaggtaagctccaaacccatccatgatggatttcttgagattggattttattgcttagaggtggttcgaatggaacctagaggggataaatagatggttctagCAGCAGATTCGAAGCTCGAACCGTAgatttctccctcgttgccattctagggcatgTTTTGGGATTTTTTGGAAATGTGAGGTCTTGATCTATTTCGATGGGTTgtgaacctaattgctaggtcgcggaacgcgtcggcgaagacggttcgtcgatacgacgagcgggtgcgaagaTATTGCCGAATCAAGCGCTTAAGGGTTCGAATCGGCCCGAGGAGCCGAAGCGTCGACCAAGGACTACGAAGTCGAGTTCCTACCATTGCGGCATCACCAAAAAGGTGGGTgctgaccatcccgaagcaactggactcccctttatgtcttagtactTTAAGATCTTGCATCTTGTGTTtacatgcattataggataattgtgcattgcctttccttatgctttcccagatgatatcatattatgcattagttacttgatatagtggattgatgaggattgggtcgaggaTTGTAATCCTATAGTGTAGAGATGAAAGAATGACTTAATGGTTGAAAtaagagaacgagtggcatctagttgataatgaaccagagaacgagtggcatatgtgaaTCTTAGTGTAGCTGAAAcactaggttgatgagtatagaaacCCATTGGTTCTATGTTGATACTATTCTTAgctgatagggtatcctcgagttgagaggattggatcatactcactgtctgttcctgacttgtgatggtcgctccacacaagtagtgcactccggagttggtcacgtgggatagcctatttggggtcccgtgggatagggatagcctagttggggtcccgagggatagcctatgtggggtcccgcagatgGTCTCGAATTCGTAGTTTGAGTTGAGTCTCCCTACGCGTCGAGATGGCTATGTGAGTAGTAGGTGAACCCTCGGGTGAGCCacgagattaatgaacaagtaaatagctttacttcttggacatatgaCGAAGTAGTTGATTACCTActtcattgtgcatgcattttacatatacatgattcgggcatagtagtgtagctttactaTTATGTTATCACAGctttacatatctatctatctgtttatctacttgtgcccacttggacctagtggggagatcggcggagtcggcggccgaacccactgggaactatggaagatagttctcacctcactctttacaggtccgagttcgagtgtccccggcgagcgcgaggatcgtggcaagggcatagcaCCCTAGGGGTATATGTACATAGCTAGCTTTACTTTCTTTTGTattagctctaccctgtacttatgtttgagagtagatgttgtatagggtgaggtttgagagtGCTTGTACATATGTTCTGGAGGAATGTAAAAGATGAAATTAATGTATTAAgctgaatggatgtaatagatagaatcttctctctttacttactGGTATGTCTCAT is a window encoding:
- the LOC109704932 gene encoding uncharacterized protein LOC109704932; translation: MGAGEVRNTMLTSVGGGEWRQQRWNEPSPHKLGHGPAAPPSDGDGRDRSGTTAAGPQMPEEEKGGGGRQQRQPTARALPLELGSVPDLGGGGGPKGGGDRPGRSVGHKRRPRERPQVAAARRRGRTETSARARAGAAAAGRGCGGGPQGRRRPAGRAAETPGTAAGAGSCGGCVRGGRGLDSAWARAGKLQDAAAAALRAAWGGGDRRRGTPRGRGDVDKVP